The nucleotide window CCTGGGCCACCGCGGGCAAGCCCGTGGCCGCGCCGAGCACGCCCACATTCGGCTGATTCACTTTCCCAACCCCAAGGAGGAACACACCATGAAATTCAATGTTGGCGGCATCGACCGCATCCTGCGCATCGTCGTCGGCCTGGTACTGATCGCCCTGGCCGCCACCGGCACCGTGGGCTGGTGGGGGTACATCGGCGTGGTGCCGCTGCTGACCGGCATTTTCCGCTTCTGCCCGGCGTATCCGCTGCTGGGCATCAGCACCTGCCCGATGAAGAAGAACTGACGCAGCGGCCGCGACGCGGCTGCCTGTTTTTCGCCACTGCTTTCCATGGCGGCATCCCATGCCATAACGGCGTGGATGCCGCTTTTTTTTGCGGATAAGGCTTGCGTGGGGAGAGGTGTTTCGCTGGTGCTTTTTGGGCGACAAGGCATCGTGCTACATTGTTTTATCCGGCCGGTATTCTTCTGGCACCGGCCGTCCATGACCCATATGCCCTCTTGAAAGAAGCGCCGTGATAACCTGCTATCTGAGATACATCATCGATCCATTCAAGCTCAAGGAATTCGAGCATTATGGAAAGATATGGATCCCGCTGGTCGAGAAATTCGGCGGCAAACACCATGGTTACTTCCTGCCATCCGAAGGAGCGAACAACGTTGCACTTGCCATGTTCACCTTTCCCAGCATGGCGCTCTATGAGGAGTACCGCACTCAGTCATTCCAGGACGCCGAATGCCAAGCCGCCTTCAAGTATGCGGAGGAAACTCGTTGCATCATCAGCTATGAGCGAAGCTTCTTCCGCCCGGTGTTTGAATGAGCCCGGGGCTTTGGGGGACAGTGCCAACATGCCGCTACTGATCCAGGAAGTTTCTGCGGCAGAGGCCCCCATGGAACTGCTGCTGCTTGCCGATCCCTCGGAAGACAAGGTCCGTTCCTATCTTCCCAGATCAAAGTGCTTTATTGCCTTGCGCCATGGCATTACGGTGGGCGCATGTGTTGTTCAACCGCTTGGCGCGGGAGCGCATGAAATAATGTGCATTGCCATACAGCCAACCCATCAAAAATCCGGCCATGGCTCGGCGTTGCTGCAATGGGTCATTGGTTTCTTCCGTAAATCTGGCGCGCGCCAAATGGAAGTGGGCACCGGCACATTCGGCTATCAGCTCGCCTTCTACCAGCGGCATGGTTTTCGGGCCGAACGCATTGACCGCGATTTCTTCGTCAGAAACTACCCTGCGCCCATCTTCGAGAACGGGATACAACTGTTCGACATGCTGCGTCTCACGCTGAAATACCGCTAGGCGGAGCGCCTTTTATTGCACGCACCAGCGCGCTTCATGCATAAAAAGGCCTCCAGCCCTTTGCCATCAAGCGCTAGCAGCTCTCATTACAGGAGCAACCAGCCCCCTCTTCCTGCCCATGGCCATGCGCAGCGGTTGCCGTGGTGCGGTGGCCGCGCAGGCCCAGCTTGGCGAGCAGTTGTTCGTCGGCCGCCACGTCGGGGTTGCCCGTCACCAGCAGCTTGTCGCCGTAGAAGATGGAATTGGCCCCCGCCAGGAAGCACAGCGCCTGCACGGCGTCGCCCAACTGCTGGCGCCCGGCGGACAGGCGCACGCGCGCGTGCGGCATGGTGATGCGGGCCACGGCGATCACGCGCACGAAGTCGAAGGGGTCGATGGGGGCGCTGTCGGCCAGCGGGGTGCCTGGCACGCGCACCAGGCTGTTGATGGGCACGGACTCGGGGTACGGATTCAGGTTGGCGAGCTGCGCGATCAGGCCCGCGCGGTGCACCGGCGCCTCGCCCATGCCCACGATGCCGCCGCAGCACACGCTGATGCCCGCCGCGCGCACGCTGGCCAGCGTGTCGAGGCGGTCCTGGTACTGGCGCGTGCTGACCACGTCGGTGTAGTACTCGGGGGCGGTGTCCAGGTTGTGGTTGTAGTAGTCCAGGCCGGCCTGCTTGAGGGCCAGCGCCTGGTGCGGCTGCAGCATGCCCAGGGTGGCGCAGGTCTGCAGGCCCAGGCCCTTCACGGCGCCGATGAGTTCGCTTATCTTCTCGATGTCGCGGTCCTTGGGCGCGCGCCAGGCAGCGCCCATGCAGAAGCGCGTGGCGCCCGCCTCCTTGGCGGCCTGGGCGGCGGCCGTGACCTCCTGCACGCCCATGAGTTTTTCGGCCTTCACGCCGGTGTCGAACTCGGCGGACTGTGGGCAGTAGCCGCAGTTCTCGGGGCAGCCGCCGGTTTTCACCGACAGCAGCGTGGCCAGCTCGATGTCACCCGCGGGCCAGTGCTGGCGGTGCACGGTCTGGGCCTCGAAGAGCAGGTCCATGAGCGGCTTGTCGAGCAGCGCCTGGATGGCCTCCACCTGCCACGGGCCCGCGGCCAAGTCTGCGGGGGCGCTGGCGCGGCGGTGCAGGTGCACGGGCTGGACGTCTGGCGTGGTGCCGGTGGCGACGGGAGCGAGGGAAGGCATGGGCGTGGGTCCTTGGGTGACTGGTGGCAATGCAGCGGATTCTGGGTCTAAAGAAGCCGCAAATGCACACCACGGAGTCACAAAAAACGCCATTGCACATGTTGCGCTAACTTGGGCTATTTTTCGATTTGCGTTACGCGAAGATGAAATATTTTGAATGCATTTGAAGGAAAGTTACCGACACTCTTGTGCAGCGTGCCACCCGCGTTTGCAATTGCACTCTTTCGCGCTCGTTCATCGCCCATCTCTCATTCAAAATCCATGAAGATCGGCCATAGATGCAGAATCCAGCGTCCGTCGGCGCCCGGTACGAGAAGGCAACAAAAAAGGGGGCTCATGCCCCCTTTTCCACCCAGGCCGCCTTTGGCCCAGAACTCGTTGTCGTCAATCAGGCGCGGGCGGTTCAGCCCAGCGCGGCGATGACCTCGGGCGGTGCTTGCACCAGCTCGATCAGCACGCCCTCGCCCGCAATGGGGAATTCGTCGTTGCTCTTGGGGTGCAGGAAGGTGATGTCGTAGCCCGCCGCGCCCTTGCGGATGCCGCCGGTGGCAAAGCGCACGCCTTGCGCCGTGAGCCATTCCACCGCCTTGGGCAGGTCGTCGATCCACAGGCCGATGTGGTTCAGCGGCGTGGTGTGCACGGCGGGTTTCTTCTCGATGTCCAGCGGCTGCATGATGTCCACCTCCACCTTGAAGGCGCCCTGCCCCATGGCGAGGATGTCTTCGTCCACGTTCTCGCGCTCGCTCTGGAAGGTGCCGGTCTGGGCCAGGCCAAGCATGTCCACCCACAGGGTTTTCATGCGCTGCTTGTCGGTGCCGCCGATGGCGACTTGCTGGATGCCCAGCACTTTGAAGGGGCGTTGCTTGCTGTCGTTCATTTCATGCTTTCAGTGAGCGGGAGGGCGACTGCCAGCGCCGCAGCTCCCAAAGGGCCAAGGGCTCCGCGCCGGCGAGCGCCCTCGCCTCGGCGATGATGTCGCGGTACCCGTTCCAGTCGTCCAGTTCCGTCCAGCGGATGTGGCGCATGCTGGGAATGTGGCTCAGGATGACGCCATCCACCGGAAAATGCGGGGGCGGCGGCGCCTGGGTGCCGTGGCACCAAAGGTATTTGAGCCACAGGTTGATGAGCTTCTGCGCCGAGCCGACGCGCCAGCGGCCGTTCTGCATCACGGCGGCGGTTTCCTGCCAACCGCCCACCTCATCGTGCAGGCCGCATAACCATGCGATGTAGTGCGCATCGGCCATGGACGCAACGGCGGCCGTGTCGATGGCGCGCAAGCGCTCGAAAACGCGGCGGCGCCATGCTTCTTTCCGGGCCGCATCGGCCTCGGCGCGGTACAGGTGCCCGCGCTGCGCCATGCCCTGGAAGCTGAGGCCGAACAGTTGCTCGCGCAGAAAGCTTTCCTTGAGAGCGGCTTCCATGGGCAGGCGTCGGTCCGGCGATTGCTCTTTGTTTCATAGCTGCCAGCGCTTGCTGCACAAGCGCCAGCGGCCTATTTCATGCAAATTCCAGAATCACCTGGTCCACCGCCAGCGATTCGCCCTTGCCCGCCACGATCTTGCCCACCACGCCATCCTGGGCGGCGAAGAGGATGTTTTCCATCTTCATGGCTTCGATCACGGCCAGCTTTTCACCGGCCTGCACCTTCTGGCCCGGCTGCACCGCCACGTCGACCAGCAGGCCGGGCATGGGCGAGAGCAGGAACTTGGACAGGTCCGGCGGCGCCTTGTAGGGCATGAGCGCGTGCAGGCGCGCGCCCAGGGGCGAGAGCACCATGGCCTCGATCTGCGTGCCGTTGTGCTGGATGCGCAGGGCCAGCGGGTTCTTGCCCGCGCCGCGCTCCACCTGGGCGGTGAAGCCCATGCCGTTGCACTGGCCTTGCACGCGGATCTGGCCCAGCGTGGCGGTGCTGCTGATTTGATAGCTCTTGCCGCCCACCGCGACAGCGCTGGAGCCCGATTTGTCTTCAAAGTCGGTCACCGTCACGGTGTGGTGCTGGTTCTGGCCCTCGGCGCCCAGGGTGATGACGACGAACGCCTCGCCCACCTTCACCTCGTGGCCTTCGAGCTGGCCGCTGATGGCCGAGGCGCGCGCGCGGTAGCGGCGGTTCATGTAGGCGGCCAGGGCCACCAGGAACAGCGGGTCGTCGTGCGGCACGTCCTCGGCGGCAAAGCCCTTGCTGTAGTGCTCGGCGATGAAGCCGGTGTTGAACTGGCCCGACACGAACCTGGGGTGTGCCAGCAGCGCGGCCTGGAACGGGATGTTGCTGTTGATGCCACGGATCACGAAGCCGTTGAGCGCTGCGCGCATCTTGGCGATGGCGTCGTTGCGGTCGGTGCCGTGCACGATGAGCTTGGCGATCATCGAGTCGTAGTACATCGGGATCTCGCCGCCTTCGTACACGCCCGTGTCCACGCGCACGCCCAGCTTGCGGCTGGTGTCGGACTGGAACATGCTCTCTTCCGGCGGCTGGAAGCGCACCAGGCGCCCCGTGGAAGGAAGGAAGTTGCGGAACGGGTCCTCGGCGTTGATGCGGCACTCGATGGCCCAGCCGTCGCGCTTCACGTCGGCCTGCGTGATGGCCAGCTTCTCGCCGGCGGCCACGCGGATCATCTGCTCCACCAGGTCCAGGCCGGTGATGCACTCGGTCACCGGGTGCTCCACCTGCAGGCGAGTGTTCATCTCAAGGAAGTAGAAGTCCTGGTCCTTGCCGACCACGAACTCCACCGTGCCCGCGCTCTGGTACTTCACGGCCTTGGCGAGCTGCACGGCCTGCTCGCCCATGGCCTTGCGGGTGGCATCGCTGATGAAGGGCGACGGCGCCTCCTCGATCACCTTCTGGTGGCGGCGCTGGATGGAGCATTCGCGCTCGTTCAGGTACACCACGTTGCCATGGCTGTCGCCCAGGATCTGGATCTCGATGTGGCGCGGCTCCTGCACGAACTTCTCGATGAAGATGCGGTCATCGCCGAAGCTGTTGCGCGCCTCGTTCTGGCAGCTCGCGAAGCCCTCGAACGCTTCCTTGTCGTTGAACGCCACGCGCAGGCCCTTGCCGCCGCCACCCGCCGATGCCTTGATCATCACGGGGTAGCCGATGCCCTTGGCGATCTCCACGGCCTGCTCGGGGCCTGCAATCGCGTCGTTGTACCCAGGGATGGTATTGACCTTGGCCTCGTTCGCCAGCTTCTTCGAGGCGATCTTGTCGCCCATGGCGGCGATCGAATGCGCCTTGGGGCCGATGAAGGCAATGCCTTCGTCCTCGCAGCGCTGGGCAAAGGCCTCGTTCTCGCTCAGGAAGCCATAGCCGGGATGGATGGCCTGCGCGCCGGTCTGCTTGGCGGCGGCAATGATGCGGTCGGCCAGCAGATACGACTCGCGGCTGGGCGCGGCGCCGATGTGCACGGCTTCGTCGGCCAGCTTGACGTGGCGGGCTTCCTTGTCGGCGTCGGAATAAACGGCAACGGTGGCGATGCCCATTTTATTGGCCGTGGCAATGACGCGGCAGGCGATTTCGCCACGGTTGGCGATCAGGATTTTGGTGAACATGACGAGTTCCTCAAAAGGGAATTCAAAAACCGGTAACTAAAACGGCAGGACAGTGCTGGCGCAGGCTGTCGATGAAGCGCTGCTTTTCGCGCGGCGACACCAGGATGCTGCGCCCCGCGCCATAGCGGATGCGCACACGGTCCAGCGACAGCGCGGGGGAAGACACCCAACTGCGCGACGGCGACACCTCGCGCACATCGCTCAACGCAATGCGCCAGCGAAAGGGGCCGCTGCGAATCTCCAAGGTGTCTGCGGTCACGGTGTAGTTGGTGTCCAGGAGCAGCCACAGGGGCAGCGCCAGCGTGAGCGCAACGACCATCGCCAGCAAGGCGAGCGTCGTCTTGTCTGGCATGGCTCCAGAATTCAGCGCAAGCGGCACCACCGCAGTGGCAACGCAGGCCGTTGCCACCAGCCCCGCCAGGGGACCGATGGCAAGGAGCCATGAATCCACGCGGGAGGTGAAGAATGCGCGAGCTTGGGCCATGTTCCAAGAGTCGTTGCCCAGAGACTTACAGCGGGATGTTCCCGTGCTTGCGCCACGGGTTCTCAAGCTTCTTCTCGCGCAGCATGACCAGCGAGCGGCAGATGCGCTTGCGCGTCTCGTGCGGCAGGATCACGTCGTCGATGAAGCCGCGTGCGCCGGCCACGAACGGGTTGGCGAAACGCTCCTTGTATTCGGCTTCGCGCGCGGCGAGCTTCACCGGGTCGTTCTTGTCCTCGCGGAAGATGATTTCCACCGCGCCCTTGGCGCCCATCACGGCGATCTCGGCGTTGGGCCAGGCCAGGTTCACGTCACCGCGCAGGTGCTTGGAAGCCATCACGTCGTACGCGCCGCCGTAGGCCTTGCGCGTGATGACGGTGATCTTGGGCACGGTGCATTCGGCATACGCGTACAGCAGCTTGGCGCCGTGCTTGATGATGCCGCCGTACTCCTGGCTGGTGCCGGGCATGAAGCCGGGCACGTCTACGAAGGTGACCACGGGGATGTTGAACGCATCGCAGAAACGCACGAAGCGCGCGGCCTTGATGGAGCTCTTGATGTCCAGGCAGCCGGCCAGCACCAGCGGCTGGTTCGCGACGATGCCCACGGTCTGGCCTTCCATGCGCGCGAAGCCGATGAGGATGTTCTTCGCATACTCGGGCTGCAGCTCGAAGAAGTCGCCGTCGTCCACCGTCTTGACGATCAGCTCCTTCATGTCGTACGGCTGGTTGGGGTTGGCCGGCACCAGGGTGTCCAGGCTCAGGTCCATGCGGTCGGCCGGGTCGTGGCTCTTGCGCACCGGCGGCTTTTCGCGGTTGTTCAGCGGCAGGTAGTTGTACAGGCGACGCAGCATCATCAGCGCCTCCACGTCGTTCTCGAAGGCCAGGTCGGCCACGCCGCTCTTGGTGGAGTGGGTGATGGCGCCGCCCAGTTCCTCGGCCGTCACTTCCTCGTGCGTCACGGTCTTGACCACTTCGGGGCCGGTCACGAACATGTACGAGCTGTCCTTGACCATGAAGATGAAGTCCGTCATGGCGGGCGAGTACACGGCACCACCGGCGCAGGGGCCCATGATCATGCTGATCTGCGGCACCACGCCGCTGGCCATCACGTTCTTCTGGAACACGTCGGCATAGCCGCCGAGCGAGGCCACGCCTTCCTGGATGCGCGCGCCACCCGAGTCGTTCAGGCCGATCACCGGCGCGCCGACCTTCATGGCCTGGTCCATGATCTTGCAGATCTTCTCGGCATGCGCCTCGGACAGCGCGCCGCCGAACACGGTGAAGTCCTGGCTGAACACGAACACCAGGCGGCCGTTGATCATGCCGTAGCCGGTGACCACGCCGTCGCCGGGGATCTTGTTGTCCGCCATGCCGAAGTCGGTGCAGCGGTGCTCGACGAACATGTCCCATTCCTCGAACGTGCCGTCATCAAGCAGCAGCTCGATGCGCTCGCGCGCCGTCAGCTTGCCCTTCTTGTGCTGCGCGTCGATGCGCTTCTGGCCGCCGCCCAGGCGCGCAAGCTCGCGCTTTTTCTCCAGTTGATCGAGGATGGTTTGCATGGTTCGTCCTTCGTATGAATCTATTTGCTATGTATTCGAGAGCTGCCAGCGCTTACCCAGACTGGGCTGCGAGCAGATTTCTTGCCGCAGTGCTGGCCGCGATGCGGCCCGAGGCCACGTCGGCCTGCATCTGCGGCAGCAGCGCCCGCACCCCGGGGTGCTGGCGGAAGGCCTGCTTGAGGCCGTAGTCGATGCGCTCCCACATCCAGGCCAGCGCCTGGCGTTCGCGCCGCGTGGCCAGGCGGCCGTTGGCCGTTTGCAGCTGGCGGAATTCGCTCACCGCTGCCCAGAAGCCATCCACGCCCTCGCTCTTGAGCGCGCTCAGGGTGATGACGCGGGGCTGCCACAGCGCGGCGTCGTGGTGCGCGTGCTCGGGGTTGCCGTGCATCGACAGCAGGCGCAGGCTGGAGGTGATTTGCGCCTGCGCGCGCGTGGCGGCGTGCGGATCGATGTCGGCCTTGTTGATGACCACGAGGTCGGCCAGCTCCATCACGCCCTTCTTGATGGCCTGCAGGTCGTCGCCGGCGTTGGGCAGCTGCAGCACGCAGAACATGTCGGTCATGCCCTGCACCGCCGTCTCGCTCTGGCCCACGCCCACGGTCTCGACGATGACCACGTCGTAGCCCGCCGCCTCGCACACCAGCAGGCTCTCGCGCGTCTTCTCGGCCACGCCGCCCAGGGTGCCGCTGCTCGGGCTGGGGCGGATGTAGGCGCTTTCCTGCATGGAGAGCTGTTCCATGCGCGTCTTGTCGCCCAGGATGGAGCCGCCCGACACGGTGGACGATGGGTCGATGGCCAGCACCGCCACGCGCAGGCCCTGGGCAATCAGGTGCAGGCCCAGCGCCTCGATGAAGGTGGATTTGCCCACGCCCGGCACGCCGCTGATGCCCAGGCGGAATGCGCGCCCGGTGTGCGGCAGCAGCGCGGTGAGCATCTCATCGGCCTGCGCGCGGTGGTCGGGGCGCGTCGATTCCAGCAGCGTGATGGCCTTGGCCATGGCGCGGCGCTGCACGGCAGGCTGCGTGCGCTGAACAATCGCGCCAACGCGCTCTTCTACGTTCATGGTCTGTGCAACTTTCAATCCCGTTTCCGAAAACGCCTTAGCGCCAACCACACCATCACCAGCAAAGGCACCGTGAACACCCACAGCGCCAGAAAGAAAACCAGCCAATCGCTCTGGGCGCCGTAATGGCTATACAGCCACGGTATACCCAGGACAAGCCACAGCAGCGCGAGCCCTTGCGCGGCCAGGAACCCCAGTTCGGCTGCGACGGCGATGAGAAAGCGCCTCACACCCAGGGGGCCTGTGCGTTCAGGCGGCAACGGCCTTGCGGATCTGCTCCAGCACGTCCTTGGCGCTGGCCGGGATCGGCGTGCCGGGGCCGTACACGCCCTTCACGCCCGCGTTGTACAGGTACTCGTAGTCCTGCTGGGGAATCACCCCACCGACGAAGACGATGATGTCGTCGGCGCCCTGGCGCCGCAGCTCGGCGATGATGGCCGGCACCAGCGTCTTGTGGCCCGCCGCCAGGGTGGAGACGCCCACGGCGTGCACGTCGTTCTCGATGGCCTGGCGCGCGCATTCCTCGGGGGTCTGGAACAGCGGGCCCATGTCCACGTCGAAGCCCAGGTCGGCAAAGGCCGTGGCCACCACCTTGGCGCCCCGGTCGTGGCCGTCCTGGCCGAGCTTGGCGATCATCACGCGCGGGCGGCGGCCCTGTGCGTCGGCGAAGGCGCTGATTTCGCCCTTCAGTTTTTCCCAGCCTTCGGCGGAGTCGTATGCGGCAGCGTACACACCGGTCACCTTTTGCGTATCGGCGCGGTGGCGCCCGAAGGTCTTCTCCAGCGCATCGGACACCTCACCCACCGTGGCGCGCAGGCGGATGGCCTGGATCGCCAGGTCCAGCAGGTTGCCCTGGCCGGATTCTGCTGCGGAAGTGAGAGCAGCCAGCGCTTGATCCACCTGGGTTTGATCGCGTTTTGCCTTGATATTGTTCAGGCGGGCGATCTGGCTGTCGCGCACCTTGAGGTTGTCCACCTCGAGGATGTCCACGGGGTCTTCCTTGGCCAGCTTGTACTTGTTCACGCCGACGATGACCTCCTTGCCCGAGTCGATGCGCGCCTGCTTCTCGGCGGCGGCGGCCTCGATCTTGAGCTTGGCCCAGCCGCTGTCCACGGCGGCGGTCATGCCGCCCATGGCCTCGACCTCCTCGATGATCTTCCAGGCAGCGTCGGCCATGTCCTGGGTGAGCTTCTCCATCATGTAGGAGCCGGCCCAGGGGTCGATCACGTTGGTGATGTGGGTCTCTTCCTGAATGATGAGCTGCGTGTTGCGCGCGATGCGGGCCGAGAACTCGGTGGGCAGCGCAATGGCCTCGTCGAGCGCGTTGGTGTGCAGGCTCTGCGTGCCGCCGAACACGGCCGCCATGGCCTCGATGGTGGTGCGCACCACGTTGTTGTACGGATCCTGCTCGGTCAGGCTCCAGCCCGAGGTCTGGCAGTGCGTGCGCAGCATCAGGCTCTTGGGGTTCTTGGCGCCCGTGGCCTTCATGATGCGGCACCACAGCAGGCGCGCGGCGCGCATCTTGGCGATTTCCAGGTAGAAGTTCATGCCGATCGCCCAGAAGAACGACAGGCGGCCCGCGAACTCGTCCACGTCCATGCCCTTGGCGATGGCGGTCTTCACGTACTCCTTGCCATCGGCCAGGGTGAAGGCCAGCTCCAGCGCCTGGTTGGCGCCGGCTTCCTGCATGTGGTAGCCGCTGATCGAGATCGAGTTGAACTTCGGCATGTTCTTGGCCGTGTACTCGATGATGTCGCCGATGATGCGCATCGACGGCTTGGGCGGGTAGATGTAGGTGTTGCGGACCATGAACTCCTTGAGGATGTCGTTCTGGATGGTCCCGGACAGCTTGTCCTGCGAAACGCCCTGCTCCTCCGCCGCCACCACGTAGCCCGCCAGCACGGGC belongs to Acidovorax sp. YS12 and includes:
- a CDS encoding DUF2892 domain-containing protein — encoded protein: MKFNVGGIDRILRIVVGLVLIALAATGTVGWWGYIGVVPLLTGIFRFCPAYPLLGISTCPMKKN
- a CDS encoding NIPSNAP family protein encodes the protein MITCYLRYIIDPFKLKEFEHYGKIWIPLVEKFGGKHHGYFLPSEGANNVALAMFTFPSMALYEEYRTQSFQDAECQAAFKYAEETRCIISYERSFFRPVFE
- a CDS encoding GNAT family N-acetyltransferase → MELLLLADPSEDKVRSYLPRSKCFIALRHGITVGACVVQPLGAGAHEIMCIAIQPTHQKSGHGSALLQWVIGFFRKSGARQMEVGTGTFGYQLAFYQRHGFRAERIDRDFFVRNYPAPIFENGIQLFDMLRLTLKYR
- the bioB gene encoding biotin synthase BioB codes for the protein MPSLAPVATGTTPDVQPVHLHRRASAPADLAAGPWQVEAIQALLDKPLMDLLFEAQTVHRQHWPAGDIELATLLSVKTGGCPENCGYCPQSAEFDTGVKAEKLMGVQEVTAAAQAAKEAGATRFCMGAAWRAPKDRDIEKISELIGAVKGLGLQTCATLGMLQPHQALALKQAGLDYYNHNLDTAPEYYTDVVSTRQYQDRLDTLASVRAAGISVCCGGIVGMGEAPVHRAGLIAQLANLNPYPESVPINSLVRVPGTPLADSAPIDPFDFVRVIAVARITMPHARVRLSAGRQQLGDAVQALCFLAGANSIFYGDKLLVTGNPDVAADEQLLAKLGLRGHRTTATAAHGHGQEEGAGCSCNESC
- a CDS encoding VOC family protein, whose amino-acid sequence is MNDSKQRPFKVLGIQQVAIGGTDKQRMKTLWVDMLGLAQTGTFQSERENVDEDILAMGQGAFKVEVDIMQPLDIEKKPAVHTTPLNHIGLWIDDLPKAVEWLTAQGVRFATGGIRKGAAGYDITFLHPKSNDEFPIAGEGVLIELVQAPPEVIAALG
- a CDS encoding acetyl/propionyl/methylcrotonyl-CoA carboxylase subunit alpha; translation: MFTKILIANRGEIACRVIATANKMGIATVAVYSDADKEARHVKLADEAVHIGAAPSRESYLLADRIIAAAKQTGAQAIHPGYGFLSENEAFAQRCEDEGIAFIGPKAHSIAAMGDKIASKKLANEAKVNTIPGYNDAIAGPEQAVEIAKGIGYPVMIKASAGGGGKGLRVAFNDKEAFEGFASCQNEARNSFGDDRIFIEKFVQEPRHIEIQILGDSHGNVVYLNERECSIQRRHQKVIEEAPSPFISDATRKAMGEQAVQLAKAVKYQSAGTVEFVVGKDQDFYFLEMNTRLQVEHPVTECITGLDLVEQMIRVAAGEKLAITQADVKRDGWAIECRINAEDPFRNFLPSTGRLVRFQPPEESMFQSDTSRKLGVRVDTGVYEGGEIPMYYDSMIAKLIVHGTDRNDAIAKMRAALNGFVIRGINSNIPFQAALLAHPRFVSGQFNTGFIAEHYSKGFAAEDVPHDDPLFLVALAAYMNRRYRARASAISGQLEGHEVKVGEAFVVITLGAEGQNQHHTVTVTDFEDKSGSSAVAVGGKSYQISSTATLGQIRVQGQCNGMGFTAQVERGAGKNPLALRIQHNGTQIEAMVLSPLGARLHALMPYKAPPDLSKFLLSPMPGLLVDVAVQPGQKVQAGEKLAVIEAMKMENILFAAQDGVVGKIVAGKGESLAVDQVILEFA
- a CDS encoding PH domain-containing protein → MAQARAFFTSRVDSWLLAIGPLAGLVATACVATAVVPLALNSGAMPDKTTLALLAMVVALTLALPLWLLLDTNYTVTADTLEIRSGPFRWRIALSDVREVSPSRSWVSSPALSLDRVRIRYGAGRSILVSPREKQRFIDSLRQHCPAVLVTGF
- a CDS encoding acyl-CoA carboxylase subunit beta, which produces MQTILDQLEKKRELARLGGGQKRIDAQHKKGKLTARERIELLLDDGTFEEWDMFVEHRCTDFGMADNKIPGDGVVTGYGMINGRLVFVFSQDFTVFGGALSEAHAEKICKIMDQAMKVGAPVIGLNDSGGARIQEGVASLGGYADVFQKNVMASGVVPQISMIMGPCAGGAVYSPAMTDFIFMVKDSSYMFVTGPEVVKTVTHEEVTAEELGGAITHSTKSGVADLAFENDVEALMMLRRLYNYLPLNNREKPPVRKSHDPADRMDLSLDTLVPANPNQPYDMKELIVKTVDDGDFFELQPEYAKNILIGFARMEGQTVGIVANQPLVLAGCLDIKSSIKAARFVRFCDAFNIPVVTFVDVPGFMPGTSQEYGGIIKHGAKLLYAYAECTVPKITVITRKAYGGAYDVMASKHLRGDVNLAWPNAEIAVMGAKGAVEIIFREDKNDPVKLAAREAEYKERFANPFVAGARGFIDDVILPHETRKRICRSLVMLREKKLENPWRKHGNIPL
- the meaB gene encoding methylmalonyl Co-A mutase-associated GTPase MeaB; protein product: MNVEERVGAIVQRTQPAVQRRAMAKAITLLESTRPDHRAQADEMLTALLPHTGRAFRLGISGVPGVGKSTFIEALGLHLIAQGLRVAVLAIDPSSTVSGGSILGDKTRMEQLSMQESAYIRPSPSSGTLGGVAEKTRESLLVCEAAGYDVVIVETVGVGQSETAVQGMTDMFCVLQLPNAGDDLQAIKKGVMELADLVVINKADIDPHAATRAQAQITSSLRLLSMHGNPEHAHHDAALWQPRVITLSALKSEGVDGFWAAVSEFRQLQTANGRLATRRERQALAWMWERIDYGLKQAFRQHPGVRALLPQMQADVASGRIAASTAARNLLAAQSG
- the scpA gene encoding methylmalonyl-CoA mutase — encoded protein: MSSPSEPTFQTSSLADWAKAAAKSAPGGDVNALNWVTPDGITVKPLYTAEDTQALPYANTLPGFEPYMRGPQATMYAVRPWTIRQYAGFSTAEESNAFYRKALAAGGQGVSVAFDLATHRGYDSDHPRVTGDVGKAGVAIDSVEDMKILFDGIPLDKVSVSMTMNGAVLPVLAGYVVAAEEQGVSQDKLSGTIQNDILKEFMVRNTYIYPPKPSMRIIGDIIEYTAKNMPKFNSISISGYHMQEAGANQALELAFTLADGKEYVKTAIAKGMDVDEFAGRLSFFWAIGMNFYLEIAKMRAARLLWCRIMKATGAKNPKSLMLRTHCQTSGWSLTEQDPYNNVVRTTIEAMAAVFGGTQSLHTNALDEAIALPTEFSARIARNTQLIIQEETHITNVIDPWAGSYMMEKLTQDMADAAWKIIEEVEAMGGMTAAVDSGWAKLKIEAAAAEKQARIDSGKEVIVGVNKYKLAKEDPVDILEVDNLKVRDSQIARLNNIKAKRDQTQVDQALAALTSAAESGQGNLLDLAIQAIRLRATVGEVSDALEKTFGRHRADTQKVTGVYAAAYDSAEGWEKLKGEISAFADAQGRRPRVMIAKLGQDGHDRGAKVVATAFADLGFDVDMGPLFQTPEECARQAIENDVHAVGVSTLAAGHKTLVPAIIAELRRQGADDIIVFVGGVIPQQDYEYLYNAGVKGVYGPGTPIPASAKDVLEQIRKAVAA